In one Neobacillus sp. WH10 genomic region, the following are encoded:
- a CDS encoding 3-oxoacid CoA-transferase subunit B, with translation MISTLVNPKQLIAARVAKELKDGDVVNLGIGLPTMVPNFLPEDVNVILQSENGYIGLGPLEGEIDPDLVNAGGQPSSILPGGAFFDSLFSFELIRGGHVDVTVLGGLEVDAKGNLANWMVPGKMVPGMGGAMDLVTGAKKVIVAMEHTAKNGSSKVLEQCRLPLTGKGVVDLIVTELAVFRVTEEGLVLEELQEGANLETVKERTDAPFTVNPALTLR, from the coding sequence ATGATCAGTACACTAGTTAATCCGAAGCAATTAATCGCTGCACGTGTTGCAAAGGAATTGAAAGACGGGGATGTGGTGAACCTGGGAATCGGTCTTCCAACGATGGTGCCGAACTTTCTGCCTGAGGACGTCAACGTCATCCTTCAATCGGAAAACGGCTACATCGGTCTTGGACCTTTGGAAGGGGAGATTGATCCTGATTTGGTCAATGCTGGTGGTCAGCCTTCAAGTATTCTCCCGGGCGGTGCCTTTTTTGACAGTCTCTTCTCATTCGAATTAATCCGTGGGGGGCATGTGGACGTAACCGTTCTTGGCGGATTAGAAGTAGATGCGAAAGGCAATCTTGCAAACTGGATGGTCCCTGGAAAAATGGTTCCAGGCATGGGCGGGGCAATGGACTTGGTAACAGGTGCCAAAAAGGTTATTGTTGCGATGGAGCATACGGCGAAAAATGGATCGTCAAAAGTCCTTGAACAATGCAGGTTGCCACTTACTGGAAAGGGTGTTGTAGATTTGATTGTAACGGAATTAGCTGTTTTTCGAGTAACTGAAGAAGGATTGGTTCTGGAAGAACTTCAAGAGGGTGCCAACCTAGAGACGGTGAAGGAAAGAACGGATGCACCATTCACCGTTAATCCAGCATTGACATTACGATAA
- a CDS encoding acetyl-CoA C-acetyltransferase: MRDVVIVSAVRTAIGSFMGTLSNIPAPELGALVIKEALNRAGVKGEQVDEVIMGNVLQAGIGQGPARQAAIKAGLPIEVSSMAINKLCGSGLKAVHLATQAIQTGEAEIIVAGGMENMSLAPYLLTNGRTGYRMGDGKIIDSMIHDGLQCALNSYHMGVTAENLASQYDLSREEQDEFSAWSQQKAEVAIREGKFKDEIVPVIIPQRKVGPIRFDTDEFPRSGVTAEKLAKLKPAFIKEGTVTAGNASGINDGAAALVLMSREKAVELAIKPMAVIRGNGTAGVDPQIMGIGPVPATKKALEKAGLSMEEMDLVEANEAFAAQSLAVGRELQIPYEKLNVNGGAIALGHPIGASGARVLVTLLHEMNRRDSRYGLAALCIGGGQGIATIVEMEK, from the coding sequence ATGCGTGATGTTGTTATTGTAAGTGCTGTTCGTACAGCAATCGGTAGTTTCATGGGAACCTTAAGTAATATCCCTGCCCCAGAGTTAGGTGCGCTTGTAATCAAGGAAGCTTTAAACCGTGCGGGAGTAAAGGGAGAACAAGTTGATGAAGTGATTATGGGGAACGTTCTTCAAGCCGGCATTGGACAGGGCCCTGCCCGCCAAGCTGCAATTAAAGCAGGCTTGCCCATTGAGGTTTCTTCCATGGCAATCAATAAACTTTGCGGCTCCGGACTAAAGGCCGTACATCTTGCGACTCAGGCCATCCAAACTGGGGAAGCTGAAATTATTGTAGCCGGCGGAATGGAAAATATGAGTTTAGCACCTTACCTCTTGACGAATGGTCGGACAGGGTACCGTATGGGGGATGGTAAAATCATCGACAGTATGATTCATGATGGTTTGCAATGTGCCTTGAATTCTTATCATATGGGTGTTACAGCGGAAAACCTTGCGTCTCAATATGACTTAAGCCGAGAAGAACAAGACGAATTTTCTGCCTGGAGCCAGCAAAAGGCTGAAGTCGCAATCAGAGAAGGGAAATTCAAGGATGAGATCGTTCCTGTGATAATTCCACAGCGCAAGGTTGGGCCGATTCGCTTTGATACGGATGAATTTCCACGTTCCGGGGTAACCGCGGAAAAGCTTGCAAAACTAAAGCCCGCTTTTATAAAAGAAGGGACCGTTACCGCAGGAAATGCTTCTGGTATTAATGATGGAGCGGCCGCACTAGTCCTAATGAGCAGGGAAAAAGCAGTCGAACTTGCCATCAAACCAATGGCTGTTATCCGTGGTAATGGTACCGCTGGAGTTGACCCACAAATAATGGGCATTGGTCCTGTGCCTGCAACTAAAAAGGCACTAGAAAAAGCAGGACTTTCAATGGAAGAGATGGACTTAGTTGAGGCAAACGAAGCATTTGCTGCACAGTCGTTGGCAGTTGGACGTGAACTGCAGATTCCATATGAAAAGCTTAATGTAAATGGCGGTGCAATTGCATTAGGCCACCCGATAGGTGCCAGCGGGGCGCGCGTGCTTGTAACCTTGCTGCATGAAATGAATCGCAGGGATTCCCGTTATGGCCTGGCTGCCCTATGTATTGGGGGCGGTCAAGGGATTGCGACAATTGTGGAAATGGAAAAATAG
- a CDS encoding GntP family permease — translation MQLLIILLSLGLLMFVAYRGFSVILFAPICALLAVLLIDPSHVLPFFSGVFMEKMVGFIKSYFPVFLLGAIFGKVVEMSGIAESIAKTIVRLLGAKRAMLTIVLLGAILTYSGVSLFVAVFAIYPFAAQMFREANIPKRLIPGTIALGAFTFTMDALPGTPQIQNVIPIAFFKTDIYAAPTLGIIGAIFVLALGLLYLETRRKKAAKAGEGYYGFGTETAAALNLATTEEKEAPAPDLTSSQSVLKQIMAFVPLVLVGVTNKLFITYIPKWYPNGFDFSAIGLKAYTVDVPAVAAIWAIEMALVVGIISALAFDWKRVTVNFKEGLNLSISGALLATMNTGAEYGFGGIISSLPGFAKISDGISSTFTNPLVNGAVTTSSLAGITGSASGGMGIALGAMADKYNQAIAAANIEPEVMHRVVAMASGGMDTLPHNGAVITLLAVTGLTHKQSYRDIFAITVIKTVAVFFIIALYSVFGII, via the coding sequence ATGCAATTACTTATTATTCTTTTATCGCTTGGGCTGTTAATGTTTGTCGCCTATCGAGGTTTTTCTGTTATCTTGTTTGCTCCGATCTGTGCACTTTTAGCTGTTTTACTTATTGACCCAAGCCATGTTTTACCGTTCTTCTCAGGTGTATTCATGGAAAAAATGGTTGGGTTTATTAAATCCTATTTCCCAGTCTTCTTATTAGGAGCCATTTTTGGGAAGGTAGTTGAAATGTCAGGGATTGCCGAATCAATTGCCAAAACCATAGTTCGTTTGCTCGGTGCGAAACGAGCCATGTTGACCATTGTATTATTGGGTGCCATTTTAACATATAGCGGTGTAAGTTTATTCGTTGCAGTTTTTGCTATTTATCCATTTGCGGCTCAAATGTTTAGGGAAGCAAATATCCCGAAACGCCTTATTCCAGGTACCATCGCACTTGGTGCCTTCACATTCACGATGGATGCTTTGCCGGGAACGCCGCAAATTCAAAACGTTATTCCCATCGCATTCTTTAAAACTGATATTTATGCGGCTCCAACACTAGGAATTATCGGCGCAATTTTTGTCTTAGCCCTTGGGCTTCTATACCTAGAGACGAGAAGGAAAAAGGCAGCAAAAGCAGGGGAAGGCTACTATGGATTCGGTACAGAAACCGCGGCTGCTTTGAATTTGGCCACTACTGAAGAAAAAGAAGCACCTGCTCCTGATTTAACCTCAAGTCAATCTGTTTTAAAGCAAATTATGGCGTTTGTCCCGCTGGTACTTGTCGGGGTTACAAATAAACTATTCATTACCTACATACCAAAATGGTATCCGAATGGCTTTGATTTTTCTGCTATTGGTTTGAAAGCGTATACAGTAGATGTACCCGCGGTTGCAGCCATCTGGGCCATTGAGATGGCGTTAGTTGTCGGAATTATCTCGGCACTTGCCTTTGATTGGAAACGTGTAACCGTGAATTTTAAAGAAGGACTGAACCTAAGTATTTCCGGAGCACTGCTCGCCACCATGAATACAGGGGCTGAATACGGTTTTGGCGGCATTATTTCCTCGCTACCGGGATTTGCGAAAATCAGCGACGGCATCTCTAGCACCTTTACGAATCCGCTAGTCAATGGTGCCGTTACCACTAGTTCACTTGCGGGTATTACGGGGTCGGCATCTGGAGGAATGGGGATTGCGTTAGGTGCGATGGCTGATAAGTACAACCAGGCGATTGCAGCGGCTAATATTGAGCCAGAGGTAATGCACCGCGTGGTTGCCATGGCATCAGGCGGAATGGATACTCTTCCGCATAACGGAGCCGTTATTACTTTGCTTGCTGTTACTGGATTAACACACAAACAATCGTACCGCGATATTTTCGCTATTACGGTCATTAAAACTGTAGCAGTTTTCTTCATCATTGCTCTCTACTCTGTCTTTGGAATAATTTAA
- a CDS encoding 3-hydroxybutyrate dehydrogenase produces the protein MNNSLEGKTAFITGSASGIGLEIAKTFAQEGAKVVISDLNAEKSEQVAAEINDQGFEVLSAPCDVTNEEAYKNSLQLAYKTFGSVDILVNNAGMQYVSPIEEFPTEKFELLVKIMLTAPFIGIKNVFPMMKEQGFGRVINMASINGVIGFAGKAAYNSAKHGVIGLTKVAALEGAAHGITVNALCPGYVDTPLVRNQLGDLARTRNVSLDCVIEEVLFPLVPQRRLLSVKEIADYAVFLASDKGRGVTGQAVILDGGYTAQ, from the coding sequence ATGAATAATTCATTAGAAGGAAAAACAGCATTTATTACAGGTTCTGCAAGTGGGATTGGATTGGAAATAGCAAAAACTTTTGCACAGGAAGGCGCGAAAGTGGTTATTTCAGATTTAAATGCTGAAAAAAGTGAACAAGTCGCGGCTGAAATAAATGACCAAGGGTTTGAAGTATTGTCTGCTCCCTGTGATGTTACCAATGAGGAAGCCTACAAAAATAGTCTTCAGCTAGCTTACAAAACATTTGGAAGCGTTGATATTTTAGTTAATAATGCAGGGATGCAATATGTTTCGCCCATTGAGGAATTTCCTACGGAAAAATTCGAATTATTAGTAAAAATCATGTTAACCGCACCTTTTATAGGGATCAAAAATGTATTTCCGATGATGAAAGAACAAGGATTTGGCAGGGTAATTAATATGGCTTCCATTAATGGGGTTATCGGCTTTGCTGGAAAGGCTGCCTACAATAGTGCAAAGCATGGTGTAATTGGTTTGACAAAGGTTGCTGCATTAGAAGGGGCCGCTCACGGAATCACGGTAAATGCCCTGTGCCCTGGTTACGTTGATACGCCACTCGTTAGAAACCAGCTAGGAGATTTAGCAAGAACAAGAAATGTAAGCTTGGATTGTGTTATTGAAGAAGTACTATTTCCGTTAGTACCACAAAGAAGGCTATTATCCGTTAAGGAAATTGCTGACTATGCAGTCTTTTTAGCTAGTGATAAAGGAAGAGGAGTCACCGGTCAAGCAGTTATTTTAGATGGCGGATACACAGCCCAATAA
- a CDS encoding sigma 54-interacting transcriptional regulator has translation MNLGMEAIPHNWHEQIFNLLAERIVVVDHDGIILYINEAYCEFLGTTVEKAINRPVQDVIENSRMHIVAQTGKKELAAIHPINGSEMIANRYPLIVDGEMVGALGTVMFRSPEEWRMYKSKIQNLVEELKYYKTKVEKELKSKYHFHDLIGDSTTFVAVKKLAERISASNSSVLLIGESGTGKELFAHAIHNSSLRQSLPFVAINCASIPEHLLESELFGYDDGAFTGAKKGGKKGQFEIANNGSLFLDEIGDMPLSMQSKLLRVLQEKEVQRVGGQKSIPVDVRIIAATHRDLEKMVEEGRFRQDLYYRLNVIKIEIPPLRKRKEDIPLISMTLLKKMEGKFFRNGIELSLEVKQRLMQHSWPGNIRELENVLERAINVLDGKTIEVYHLPLYLRDQELVSDHVNETNTIMNNPTERNPLPISPLKETLAKVEKEAILNALVVTNGNKLDAAKLLEIGKTSFYEKFKLYDIK, from the coding sequence ATGAACCTAGGAATGGAAGCGATTCCACATAATTGGCATGAGCAAATTTTTAATCTTTTAGCAGAACGAATTGTTGTGGTCGATCATGACGGTATTATTCTCTATATAAATGAAGCTTATTGTGAGTTTTTGGGAACAACCGTTGAAAAGGCCATCAACCGCCCTGTTCAAGATGTTATTGAAAATTCACGTATGCACATTGTCGCCCAAACAGGTAAAAAAGAGCTGGCAGCCATTCACCCGATAAACGGAAGTGAAATGATTGCAAACCGTTATCCGCTTATTGTTGATGGAGAAATGGTAGGAGCTTTGGGTACGGTGATGTTTCGCAGTCCTGAGGAATGGCGGATGTATAAAAGTAAGATTCAGAATCTGGTTGAAGAGCTAAAATATTATAAAACAAAAGTGGAAAAAGAGTTAAAAAGTAAGTATCATTTCCATGATTTAATTGGGGATAGTACAACATTTGTTGCTGTTAAAAAACTAGCTGAAAGAATTTCTGCCAGTAATTCCTCCGTTTTATTAATAGGTGAATCAGGCACTGGAAAGGAATTGTTTGCCCATGCCATCCACAACAGCAGCCTGAGGCAGTCTCTGCCGTTTGTTGCAATCAACTGTGCTTCGATTCCAGAGCATTTGTTAGAATCAGAATTGTTCGGATATGATGATGGAGCGTTTACAGGTGCAAAAAAGGGAGGAAAAAAGGGGCAGTTTGAAATTGCTAATAATGGGTCGTTATTTCTTGATGAAATAGGTGACATGCCACTCTCGATGCAAAGTAAACTGTTAAGAGTATTACAGGAAAAAGAAGTACAGCGAGTCGGTGGACAAAAGTCCATTCCTGTCGATGTACGAATTATTGCGGCGACACATCGGGATTTAGAGAAGATGGTCGAAGAAGGCAGGTTTCGTCAGGATTTATATTATCGATTAAATGTGATTAAAATTGAGATTCCTCCTCTTAGAAAACGAAAAGAGGACATACCGTTAATCTCCATGACCTTATTGAAAAAGATGGAAGGTAAATTTTTCCGAAATGGAATCGAACTGTCTTTGGAGGTAAAACAAAGACTTATGCAGCATTCATGGCCAGGAAACATTCGGGAGCTTGAGAATGTCCTTGAGAGGGCTATCAATGTATTAGACGGTAAAACGATTGAAGTATACCACCTGCCGCTATATTTACGAGACCAAGAATTAGTAAGTGACCACGTAAATGAAACAAATACTATTATGAATAATCCTACTGAAAGAAATCCATTACCGATCTCTCCATTAAAGGAAACGCTAGCCAAAGTAGAAAAAGAAGCGATTCTAAATGCACTAGTCGTTACAAATGGAAATAAACTGGATGCTGCCAAACTTTTAGAAATTGGAAAAACTAGTTTTTATGAGAAATTTAAATTGTATGATATTAAATAA
- a CDS encoding PAS domain-containing sensor histidine kinase: MIHLNYIINLSIFSLMVSMPLVIRSFINLKPLKHVHLWVGLYGGIVSVILVSFSFQQNGYSYDIRYAPVILVFSYFGTVPGLITGIFALTSRLLSSGQWAPAIIGWTIIMSVFSLIHLYTKRLTSVKKCVILSGSFLLIYAIDVSIIFKIFRDKSFFHLQYLLFVMIGVIIGVFLIESYMKLYRLNNRLSDMYKMVEASESKYRLIAENTSDLIMVMDKEQSISYFSPSHELVLGFHCCEMEKFELCKFIHSDDITNFQNTITSMFKNKESQSMEFRLKHKDNRWIEFESRCMPVKGEKEAIEKIVIISRDISERKKSEEILLQSEKLSIVGELAAGVAHEIRNPLTTIKGFVQLYKTENSSIEYNDLLLSELERIETITSELLTLGKPQAVQLIRTNVRELIENTLELLSPQAIMNNIQFNLKFEESPFIITGEKNQLKQVFLNIFKNAIEAMPKGGDIHINLQKGLADECIISVQDQGCGIPEELLPRLGEPFYSLKEKGTGLGIMICHKILKQHHGSITYKSKIKEGTLVEIKLPLVS; encoded by the coding sequence TTGATTCATTTAAACTACATTATTAATCTCTCGATTTTTTCATTAATGGTAAGTATGCCGTTAGTCATCCGGTCATTTATCAATCTTAAACCATTGAAACATGTACATTTATGGGTCGGATTATATGGTGGAATTGTTTCCGTCATCCTTGTATCGTTTTCCTTCCAGCAAAACGGGTATTCCTATGACATTCGATATGCACCAGTTATTCTGGTATTTTCCTATTTTGGGACCGTGCCTGGATTAATTACAGGGATATTCGCATTGACTTCAAGACTGTTATCAAGTGGTCAATGGGCCCCAGCAATTATCGGCTGGACCATTATCATGTCTGTTTTTTCTCTTATCCATTTGTATACAAAACGTCTTACCTCAGTAAAAAAATGCGTTATTCTATCTGGATCATTTCTATTAATCTATGCAATTGATGTATCAATCATTTTCAAAATATTTAGAGATAAATCCTTCTTTCATCTTCAATATCTATTGTTTGTGATGATAGGTGTAATCATTGGTGTATTCCTTATTGAGTCATATATGAAGCTGTATCGATTAAATAATCGGTTGTCAGACATGTACAAGATGGTGGAAGCTAGTGAATCAAAGTACCGCCTCATTGCTGAGAACACGTCAGACCTTATAATGGTGATGGATAAAGAGCAGTCGATTAGTTATTTCTCTCCTTCGCATGAGCTTGTTTTAGGATTCCATTGCTGTGAAATGGAAAAGTTTGAATTATGTAAGTTTATTCATTCTGACGACATCACGAATTTTCAAAATACAATCACGAGCATGTTTAAAAATAAAGAGTCACAATCGATGGAATTCCGTTTAAAACACAAGGACAACCGCTGGATTGAATTTGAGTCTCGCTGTATGCCTGTTAAGGGAGAAAAAGAAGCAATCGAGAAAATAGTGATTATCAGCCGAGATATCTCTGAACGGAAAAAATCCGAAGAAATTCTTTTACAATCTGAAAAGCTTTCAATTGTCGGGGAATTAGCTGCAGGAGTGGCCCATGAAATCCGCAATCCTCTTACCACCATAAAAGGATTTGTTCAGCTATATAAAACGGAAAATAGTTCGATTGAATATAATGATTTACTCTTAAGTGAATTAGAGCGGATTGAAACCATTACAAGTGAACTTCTGACATTAGGGAAACCTCAAGCAGTCCAGTTGATCCGGACAAATGTAAGAGAATTAATTGAAAATACACTCGAGTTACTATCTCCTCAGGCCATTATGAACAATATTCAATTTAATCTAAAGTTTGAGGAGTCGCCATTTATTATTACAGGTGAGAAGAATCAATTAAAGCAGGTTTTCCTTAATATTTTTAAGAACGCAATAGAAGCAATGCCGAAGGGCGGGGACATTCATATTAACCTCCAAAAAGGTTTGGCAGACGAGTGCATTATTTCAGTCCAAGATCAAGGCTGTGGCATCCCCGAAGAACTTCTCCCTCGTTTAGGTGAGCCTTTTTATAGTTTAAAAGAAAAGGGAACAGGACTCGGCATCATGATCTGCCATAAAATCCTTAAACAACACCATGGCAGCATCACCTATAAAAGCAAGATCAAAGAAGGAACCTTAGTCGAAATAAAACTACCATTGGTAAGTTGA
- a CDS encoding L-cystine transporter produces the protein MNTFLIIVNVFILLLLILGLFIMQKKHVSFSKRVFTALGLGIVFGFLIHLIYGTTHEVTTGSIDWFNIVGYGYVKLLQMVVMPLVFISIVGAFTKLKLTKNIGKISFLVIGILLGTTAISAAIGIGSALGFGLDGIHLNEGDAEKTRNAQLVERVAGVENMTLPQQIIELIPSNPFQDLTGARPTSTIAVVIFAAFIGIAYLGVKRKDPEHADFFAKIIDTFYSIIMRVVTLILRLTPYGILAIITKVTATSDYEAIAKLGKFVIASYVALILMFIFHLLLLSFAKLSPVNYVKKGLPTLTFAFTSRTSAGTLPMTIKTQTKDFGVSEGIANFAASFGLSIGQNGCAGIYPAMLAVMVAPTAGIDPTSISFILTLILVVAISSFGVAGVGGGATFAALIVLSVMNLPVAIVGLLISVEPLIDMGRTALNVSGAMTAGVLTSKATGEIETEVYQQPNVVEA, from the coding sequence ATGAATACTTTTCTTATTATCGTGAATGTATTTATATTACTACTACTCATTTTAGGCTTGTTCATCATGCAGAAGAAGCATGTTTCGTTTTCAAAACGTGTGTTCACCGCATTAGGTTTAGGTATTGTATTTGGTTTTCTTATTCATTTAATCTACGGAACAACACATGAGGTGACTACAGGTTCAATTGATTGGTTTAATATAGTAGGGTATGGTTACGTAAAACTTTTACAAATGGTCGTTATGCCGCTTGTATTTATCTCTATTGTCGGTGCCTTTACAAAGTTAAAGCTGACTAAAAATATTGGAAAAATCAGTTTTTTAGTTATTGGCATCTTACTTGGAACAACCGCCATTTCTGCGGCCATTGGCATTGGCTCCGCTTTGGGCTTCGGTCTTGATGGTATTCATCTTAATGAGGGTGATGCCGAAAAAACACGGAATGCTCAGCTAGTGGAACGAGTAGCAGGCGTTGAAAACATGACGCTCCCGCAGCAAATTATCGAACTAATTCCAAGTAATCCGTTTCAAGATTTAACTGGTGCCCGCCCAACCTCGACAATTGCAGTTGTCATCTTTGCAGCCTTTATCGGGATTGCCTACCTCGGAGTAAAACGTAAGGATCCTGAGCATGCCGATTTTTTTGCCAAGATTATTGATACTTTTTACTCGATCATCATGAGGGTTGTCACTCTGATTCTTCGTCTCACACCATATGGAATTCTGGCCATCATTACCAAGGTAACAGCAACGAGTGATTATGAAGCGATTGCGAAATTAGGCAAGTTTGTTATTGCCTCTTATGTAGCGCTTATTCTGATGTTCATTTTTCATTTACTTCTATTATCATTTGCCAAACTAAGCCCTGTGAACTATGTGAAAAAAGGGCTGCCAACCTTAACATTCGCCTTTACTTCCCGTACAAGTGCGGGAACATTGCCAATGACGATCAAAACCCAAACGAAAGATTTTGGGGTATCGGAAGGAATTGCAAACTTTGCAGCGTCATTCGGACTTTCCATTGGTCAAAATGGATGTGCTGGTATTTATCCAGCGATGTTAGCAGTAATGGTCGCTCCTACAGCTGGGATTGACCCGACAAGCATATCCTTTATTCTTACTCTTATTCTAGTAGTTGCGATAAGTTCATTTGGAGTCGCTGGTGTTGGCGGCGGTGCGACCTTTGCTGCCTTAATCGTATTATCGGTCATGAACCTTCCGGTAGCGATTGTCGGCCTATTAATCTCCGTTGAGCCGTTAATTGACATGGGACGTACAGCCCTAAACGTCAGCGGCGCTATGACAGCCGGTGTCCTAACAAGCAAAGCAACAGGAGAAATAGAAACAGAAGTCTACCAACAGCCAAACGTCGTTGAAGCATAA
- a CDS encoding glycosyltransferase: MKEELKLLYFVHDFQHHVVKNFYYLSKGLEDVCDCRVWHKPANIHEVMKELDFQPDFILINDVSGSPSITGLEEVDIPIGLLIHDAHRNVNKRNIFIEQYDIQFLFTIYRDEFLKRHPQYKKRMFWLPHFVNTNIFKDYQYPKEINWLLMGMITNHYPTRQRVYRRMRNKNGFVYYRHPGYKNVNEQDKRIFVGENYAKEINRAKMFITDDSKLHLPFMKYYEVLACNTLLLATVNKELLDLGFKPKENFVEINKYNFEQVADYYLIHEEERKKIAQAGYEMVHERHSLEARVKELIDMIKPIVKKSDSID, translated from the coding sequence ATGAAAGAAGAGCTTAAGCTTCTGTATTTCGTCCATGATTTTCAACACCATGTAGTGAAAAATTTTTACTACTTAAGTAAGGGGCTCGAGGATGTATGTGATTGCAGAGTTTGGCATAAACCAGCTAATATTCATGAAGTCATGAAAGAATTAGATTTTCAACCAGATTTTATATTGATTAATGATGTTTCAGGAAGTCCTTCCATTACTGGGCTTGAGGAAGTAGATATTCCAATAGGATTACTTATACACGATGCACATCGTAATGTAAATAAACGAAACATATTTATTGAACAGTATGATATTCAATTTTTGTTTACGATTTATCGAGATGAATTCCTAAAGAGACATCCTCAATATAAAAAAAGGATGTTTTGGCTGCCGCACTTTGTTAATACAAATATTTTTAAAGATTATCAGTATCCTAAGGAAATAAACTGGTTATTAATGGGGATGATAACAAATCACTACCCAACAAGACAAAGAGTTTATAGGAGAATGAGAAATAAGAACGGTTTTGTGTATTATCGTCATCCAGGATATAAAAACGTAAATGAGCAAGACAAGAGGATATTTGTTGGTGAAAACTATGCAAAAGAAATAAATCGGGCTAAAATGTTCATTACAGATGATTCTAAATTGCATCTACCTTTTATGAAATATTACGAAGTGTTAGCATGCAACACACTCCTTCTAGCTACTGTCAATAAGGAACTTTTAGATTTAGGGTTTAAGCCTAAAGAAAACTTTGTTGAAATCAATAAATACAATTTTGAACAGGTAGCAGATTATTATTTAATTCATGAAGAAGAGCGAAAAAAAATCGCTCAAGCTGGTTATGAAATGGTGCATGAACGTCATTCATTAGAAGCAAGAGTGAAGGAATTAATAGATATGATAAAACCAATAGTAAAGAAATCTGATTCTATAGATTAA